The proteins below come from a single Sander lucioperca isolate FBNREF2018 chromosome 20, SLUC_FBN_1.2, whole genome shotgun sequence genomic window:
- the LOC116053143 gene encoding protein FAM222B-like has product MLACLPASGDPAIRLLSRTQMNTGLQKWETTQKMRSANYPTPAELDAYAKKVANNPLTIQIFPNSVKVPQRKHIRRTVNGLDTSSSSQRHSPYPSQVSSSRGLLAVLRTPAKGVKESDASRARQLQKGVMNPHGGPYAAQSTLNLPQPAPHLQGPSQPAAQKQGMAHPQALHQSMTHPMTLQLPQTMPHPQALQHRNMAHSQALQRQQSLSQVQTPQQRLAHPQGIQRQQGLPHTQALQQQQQQQQQQQSQSCPPVAPQQHLSHLQTLKHQAAPPQALLSQQGATQDLRHMSDGAQLPSLQHSQGLVGSQPLPQAVGTGPPTMPNSLQQPPPGAYGPRKLPDADAPPNVTVSTSTIPLSMAASLHQNRPSDLSSIVHQINQLCQARAGMGATSVCEGQIANPSPISRNLLINASSRVSCHHPALGSVPSCLMVGPPDKATAQTPNAALHSQPNIAATNSIPAFHADPEKVQLQQQQQQQLQHHLHQQKQQLQQHHLQQLQQLQQQQRSWAQHQLAHMQQPPEGAHPCKNPRMEPPSECAFPSRNLSYSNKLPNTAQSFPLKHPADKPRPSSPVNCPVGSMPYINGHYMQPPWGSVPATAGNNGTGPQDLPVAFQGGQAAASTDRIRGAKYRPGKEGPPGQSKLMQNVDFLGGDFQMPSFQEQNMAVLEKMHRSAMGQVQEPNNGGSVHAHHPGYR; this is encoded by the exons ATGCTGGCCTGTCTGCCAGCATCAGGTGACCCTGCCATCAGACTTCTCTCCCGCACGCAGATGAACACTGGACTTCAGAAAT GGGAAACTACACAGAAGATGAGATCTGCCAACTATCCAACCCCAGCAGAGTTGGATGCCTATGCTAAGAAAGTTGCCAACAACCCTCTGACCATCCAGATCTTCCCCAACAGTGTCAAAGTACCTCAAAGGAAGCACATTCGCCGCACAGTCAACGGGCTCGACACGTCCTCGTCCAGCCAGCGCCACAGTCCTTACCCCTCTCAGGTCAGCTCCAGTCGGGGTCTGCTGGCTGTCCTCCGTACGCCTGCCAAAGGCGTCAAAGAGTCCGACGCTAGCCGCGCCCGGCAGCTTCAGAAGGGCGTCATGAACCCTCACGGTGGGCCGTACGCCGCTCAAAGCACTTTAAATCTTCCTCAACCTGCTCCTCACCTACAGGGCCCGTCTCAGCCTGCGGCCCAGAAGCAGGGCATGGCTCACCCACAGGCGCTTCATCAAAGCATGACTCATCCGATGACTTTACAGCTGCCTCAAACCATGCCGCACCCACAGGCTTTACAGCACAGGAACATGGCTCATTCGCAAGCTCTGCAGCGGCAGCAGAGTCTGTCCCAGGTCCAGACTCCGCAGCAGAGATTGGCTCATCCGCAAGGCATACAGAGGCAGCAGGGTCTGCCTCATACCCaggctctgcagcagcagcagcagcagcagcagcagcagcagagccagTCTTGTCCACCAGTCGCACCACAGCAGCATCTCTCTCATCTGCAGACACTAAAGCATCAGGCGGCTCCTCCGCAAGCTTTACTTTCACAACAGGGAGCGACTCAGGATCTGCGCCACATGTCTGATGGAGCTCAGCTCCCGAGCCTGCAGCACAGCCAGGGGCTGGTTGGCTCACAGCCGCTTCCCCAGGCTGTGGGTACAGGACCCCCCACCATGCCCAACAGCCTCCAGCAGCCCCCGCCAGGGGCATACGGGCCCCGGAAGCTCCCCGACGCAGACGCCCCACCAAATGTAACTGTATCTACCTCCACCATCCCACTGTCCATGGCAGCCAGCCTGCATCAGAACCGGCCGAGCGACCTGAGCAGCATCGTGCACCAAATCAACCAGCTGTGCCAGGCGCGGGCCGGCATGGGCGCCACCTCGGTCTGCGAGGGCCAGATCGCAAACCCCAGCCCCATCAGCCGCAACCTGCTGATCAACGCCAGCTCCAGGGTGTCCTGTCACCACCCGGCACTGGGCTCTGTGCCTAGCTGCCTCATGGTGGGACCCCCAGACAAAGCTACAGCTCAGACTCCCAACGCTGCTCTCCATTCCCAGCCCAATATAGCTGCTACTAATAGTATACCTGCCTTTCACGCAGACCCAGAGAAGGTAcaactgcagcagcagcagcagcaacagctgcAGCACCATTTACATCAGCAGAAACAACAGTTGCAGCAGCATCATCTCCAacagctgcagcagctgcagcagcagcagcgctccTGGGCCCAGCATCAGCTGGCCCACATGCAGCAGCCGCCTGAGGGGGCACATCCCTGCAAGAACCCAAGGATGGAGCCTCCGAGTGAGTGCGCTTTCCCCTCTCGAAACCTCAGCTATTCCAACAAGCTACCCAACACGGCACAGTCCTTTCCTCTAAAACACCCTGCAGACAAACCACGGCCTTCATCCCCCGTTAACTGCCCGGTAGGTTCTATGCCTTACATTAACGGCCACTACATGCAGCCACCGTGGGGCAGCGTTCCCGCCACAGCAGGTAACAATGGAACGGGCCCTCAGGACCTCCCGGTGGCTTTCCAGGGGGGGCAGGCCGCCGCCTCCACAGACCGCATCCGTGGGGCAAAGTACAGGCCAGGAAAAGAGGGTCCTCCCGGCCAGTCCAAGTTGATGCAGAATGTGGATTTCTTAGGAGGGGACTTCCAGATGCCCAGCTTTCAGGAGCAGAACATGGCTGTGTTGGAGAAGATGCACAGGTCAGCCATGGGCCAAGTTCAGGAGCCCAATAACGGTGGGAGTGTTCACGCTCATCACCCAGGCTACCGTTAA